A window of the Streptomyces sp. JB150 genome harbors these coding sequences:
- a CDS encoding SURF1 family protein gives MYRFLLTPRWWGINVFVLLAIPFCVFMGSWQLGRFEDRVDSHRGASEQAAQSRREAPRPLAELLPVNKATAGRQTTATGTYGAQLLVPGRELDGKRGFYVLTLLRTGDGKALPVVRGWLPGAADRAKAPAPPAGQVTVTGALQASENPGENGVSAAGGLPAGQTAAISAASLVNLVPYDVHDAWVTLNEGDSGMRAVPAAATPDTGLDLKAFQNLGYTGEWFVFAGFVVFMWFRLLRREIESARDAELGLPPDDGEHAASGTPSGASTTTGV, from the coding sequence GTGTACCGGTTTCTGCTGACGCCCCGCTGGTGGGGCATCAACGTCTTCGTGCTGCTCGCCATCCCCTTCTGCGTGTTCATGGGGTCCTGGCAGCTGGGCCGGTTCGAGGACCGCGTCGACAGCCATCGCGGCGCGAGCGAGCAGGCCGCGCAGAGCCGGCGGGAGGCGCCCCGTCCGCTGGCCGAGCTGCTGCCGGTGAACAAGGCGACCGCGGGCCGGCAGACCACGGCGACCGGCACCTACGGGGCGCAGCTGCTGGTCCCCGGCCGGGAGCTGGACGGCAAGCGCGGCTTCTACGTGCTGACGCTGCTGCGCACCGGCGACGGCAAGGCGCTGCCGGTGGTGCGGGGCTGGCTGCCGGGCGCCGCCGACCGGGCGAAGGCGCCCGCCCCGCCGGCCGGGCAGGTCACCGTCACGGGGGCGCTCCAGGCGTCCGAGAACCCCGGCGAGAACGGGGTCAGCGCGGCCGGTGGCCTGCCGGCCGGGCAGACCGCCGCGATCAGCGCGGCCTCGCTGGTCAACCTGGTGCCGTACGACGTCCACGACGCCTGGGTCACCCTCAACGAGGGCGACTCCGGGATGCGGGCGGTGCCCGCGGCGGCCACCCCCGACACCGGTCTCGACCTGAAGGCCTTCCAGAACCTCGGCTACACCGGCGAGTGGTTCGTCTTCGCCGGCTTCGTCGTCTTCATGTGGTTCCGGCTGCTGCGCCGCGAGATCGAGTCCGCCCGCGACGCGGAGCTGGGCCTGCCGCCGGACGACGGGGAGCACGCCGCGAGCGGGACGCCCAGCGGCGCCTCCACCACCACCGGCGTCTAG
- a CDS encoding ferredoxin, translating to MKVSVDPDLCYGSGDCVYRAPHVFTVVDGFGAVLPGREDTGDDPRVREAAEGCPSQAISLGG from the coding sequence GTGAAGGTCTCCGTCGACCCCGACCTCTGCTACGGCTCCGGCGACTGCGTGTACCGCGCGCCGCACGTCTTCACCGTGGTGGACGGCTTCGGGGCCGTCCTGCCGGGCCGCGAGGACACCGGCGACGACCCCCGGGTCCGCGAGGCGGCCGAGGGCTGCCCGTCGCAGGCGATCAGCCTCGGCGGGTGA
- a CDS encoding SDR family oxidoreductase has product MSSQTYLSDLFSLDGRVAVVTGGSSGIGRAVAGALARAGARVVVVARREAQLAETVEELTADGCRAGWVSADLATRAGVRAAAEEAAAVFGEPDILVNSAGINLRPPLGELGDDVWDVTLAVNLEAPFLLGQRFGPGMAERGFGRIIHVSSQQAHRAFVQSGAYGVSKGGLEALARSQAEAWSPYGVTCNTLVPGFVMTPLNERLSSDPAKVAELAARTMTGRNGLAEDFAGAAVFLASRASAYVTGQSLFVDGGLSVH; this is encoded by the coding sequence ATGAGCTCGCAGACCTATCTGTCCGACCTGTTCTCGCTGGACGGCCGCGTCGCCGTCGTCACCGGGGGCAGCTCCGGGATCGGGCGGGCCGTGGCCGGCGCGCTGGCGCGGGCGGGGGCACGCGTCGTGGTGGTGGCGCGGCGCGAGGCGCAACTGGCCGAGACCGTCGAGGAGCTGACCGCCGACGGCTGCCGGGCCGGGTGGGTCAGCGCCGACCTCGCCACCCGCGCGGGGGTGCGGGCGGCCGCCGAGGAGGCCGCCGCGGTGTTCGGGGAGCCGGACATCCTGGTGAACTCGGCGGGCATCAACCTGCGTCCGCCGCTCGGCGAACTCGGCGACGACGTCTGGGACGTCACCCTCGCCGTCAACCTGGAGGCGCCGTTCCTGCTCGGGCAGCGGTTCGGGCCCGGCATGGCCGAGCGCGGCTTCGGGCGGATCATCCACGTCAGCTCCCAGCAGGCGCACCGGGCGTTCGTGCAGAGCGGCGCGTACGGGGTGTCCAAGGGCGGCCTGGAGGCGCTGGCCCGGTCGCAGGCGGAGGCCTGGTCGCCGTACGGCGTCACCTGCAACACCCTGGTGCCGGGCTTCGTGATGACCCCGCTCAACGAGCGGCTGTCCAGCGACCCCGCCAAGGTCGCCGAGCTGGCCGCCCGCACCATGACCGGCCGCAACGGTCTCGCCGAGGACTTCGCGGGCGCGGCGGTGTTCCTGGCGAGCCGCGCCTCCGCCTACGTCACCGGGCAGTCGCTGTTCGTGGACGGCGGGCTGTCCGTTCACTGA
- a CDS encoding TIGR03943 family protein, translating into MSRAAQAAVLFLLGAVLLRTGAGDTSLRYVKEALRPLLLASGAVLVATAGATAWYAHRQRRAAPHGTAHPAPRVSWLLLLPVLALVLVAPPALGSYSALRAGTALQRPPAFAPLPPGDPVPLGLADYAARAVYDDTGSLDGRRVRVTGFVALGGDGTPYLVRMTLDCCAADAQPVKVALTGRVPPVLDPDGWLEVTGTATGRRARDPVNGRPVPYLDVERARPVPAPRNPYADRDR; encoded by the coding sequence GTGAGCCGGGCGGCGCAGGCGGCGGTGCTGTTCCTGCTCGGCGCGGTGCTGCTGCGCACCGGGGCCGGTGACACCTCCCTGCGCTATGTGAAGGAGGCGCTGCGCCCGCTGCTGCTCGCCTCCGGCGCCGTACTGGTCGCGACGGCGGGCGCCACGGCCTGGTACGCCCACCGGCAGCGCCGCGCGGCGCCCCACGGCACCGCCCACCCCGCGCCCCGCGTCTCCTGGCTGCTGCTCCTGCCGGTCCTCGCGCTCGTCCTCGTCGCCCCGCCCGCGCTCGGCTCGTACAGCGCGCTGCGCGCCGGTACGGCGCTGCAACGCCCGCCCGCCTTCGCGCCGTTGCCGCCGGGCGACCCGGTCCCGCTGGGGCTCGCCGACTACGCGGCCCGCGCGGTCTACGACGACACCGGCTCCCTCGACGGCCGCCGCGTCCGCGTCACCGGCTTCGTCGCGCTCGGCGGCGACGGCACGCCCTACCTCGTGCGGATGACCCTCGACTGCTGTGCCGCAGACGCCCAGCCGGTGAAGGTGGCCCTCACCGGCCGGGTCCCGCCGGTGCTGGACCCCGACGGCTGGCTGGAGGTCACCGGCACCGCCACCGGCCGCCGCGCGCGGGACCCGGTGAACGGGCGTCCCGTGCCGTACCTGGACGTCGAGCGGGCCCGCCCGGTCCCGGCGCCCCGGAACCCGTACGCCGACCGGGACCGGTGA
- a CDS encoding permease: MADTAGTSRTRLDSSLLLALLLPLLLLAQGPVRSALAAPVMQSWTTVFVAVTVQALPFLVFGVVLSAVIGVLVPPFFFARALPGRPAAAVPVAGLAGAVLPGCECASVPVAGALMRRGVTPAAALAFLLSAPAINPVVLTATAVAFPGAPEMVAARFVAGLLAACAMGWLWQRLGRADWLRPPSRPEHAGQGRGAAFWGSVRHDVLHAGGFLVIGAAAAATLKAVVPEGWLRAAAGNPVAGMVTLALLAVVLSICSEADAFVAASLTPFGPTALLAFLVVGPMVDLKLIAMQSALFGRGFAARFAPATFAVAVTCAVLTGAVLL; the protein is encoded by the coding sequence GTGGCCGACACCGCCGGAACCTCCCGCACCCGCCTCGACTCCTCGCTCCTGCTCGCCCTGCTCCTGCCCCTGCTGCTCCTCGCCCAGGGCCCCGTGCGGAGCGCCCTGGCCGCGCCGGTGATGCAGAGCTGGACGACGGTGTTCGTGGCGGTGACCGTGCAGGCGCTGCCCTTCCTGGTGTTCGGGGTGGTGCTGTCGGCGGTGATCGGCGTCCTCGTGCCGCCGTTCTTCTTCGCCCGCGCCCTGCCGGGCCGGCCCGCGGCGGCCGTGCCGGTCGCGGGGCTCGCGGGGGCGGTGCTGCCGGGCTGCGAGTGCGCGTCGGTGCCGGTGGCGGGCGCGCTGATGCGCCGGGGCGTCACCCCGGCCGCCGCGCTGGCGTTCCTGCTGTCCGCGCCCGCGATCAACCCGGTCGTCCTCACCGCGACGGCGGTCGCCTTCCCCGGCGCGCCCGAGATGGTGGCGGCCCGGTTCGTGGCCGGTCTGCTCGCGGCGTGCGCGATGGGCTGGCTGTGGCAGCGGCTGGGCCGCGCCGACTGGCTGCGCCCGCCGTCCCGGCCGGAGCACGCGGGGCAGGGCCGCGGCGCGGCCTTCTGGGGGTCGGTGCGCCACGACGTGCTGCACGCGGGCGGCTTCCTGGTGATCGGCGCGGCGGCCGCCGCCACGCTGAAGGCGGTGGTGCCCGAGGGCTGGCTGCGCGCGGCGGCGGGAAACCCGGTGGCGGGGATGGTGACGCTCGCCCTGCTGGCCGTCGTGCTGTCGATCTGCTCGGAGGCGGACGCGTTCGTGGCCGCGTCCCTGACCCCCTTCGGCCCGACCGCCCTCCTGGCGTTCCTGGTCGTCGGCCCGATGGTCGACCTGAAGCTGATCGCGATGCAGTCGGCCCTGTTCGGCCGGGGGTTCGCGGCCCGCTTCGCGCCCGCCACCTTCGCCGTCGCCGTGACCTGCGCCGTCCTGACCGGGGCGGTACTGCTGTGA
- a CDS encoding SigE family RNA polymerase sigma factor — protein sequence MPGASGGMPVIAPMPAARPARIPSQRDGAEHTDETVATGTTVDHLTETYRAHYRSLLGLAALLLDDTASCEDVVQEAFIRVHSARKRVRDPEKTLAYLRQTVVNLSRSTLRRRILGLKLLSKPMPDMASAEEGAYDQLERRDLIKAMKGLQRRQREVLVLRYFADMTEAQVAETLGISLGSVKAYGSRGIAALRVAMEATPA from the coding sequence ATGCCCGGCGCGTCCGGCGGCATGCCGGTGATCGCGCCCATGCCCGCAGCGCGGCCCGCCCGCATACCCAGCCAGCGTGACGGCGCCGAACACACCGACGAGACGGTGGCCACCGGCACCACCGTCGACCATCTGACCGAGACCTATCGCGCGCACTACCGCTCGCTGCTGGGACTCGCCGCCCTACTGCTCGACGACACCGCCTCCTGCGAGGACGTGGTCCAGGAGGCGTTCATCCGCGTCCACTCCGCGCGCAAGCGCGTGCGCGACCCGGAGAAGACGCTCGCCTACCTGCGGCAGACGGTCGTCAACCTGTCCCGCTCGACCCTGCGCCGCCGCATCCTCGGCCTGAAGCTGCTCTCCAAGCCGATGCCGGACATGGCGAGCGCGGAGGAGGGCGCGTACGACCAGCTGGAGCGCCGCGACCTCATCAAGGCGATGAAGGGCCTGCAGCGCCGCCAGCGCGAGGTCCTGGTGCTGCGCTACTTCGCGGACATGACCGAGGCGCAGGTCGCCGAGACCCTCGGCATATCGCTCGGCTCGGTGAAGGCGTACGGCTCCCGCGGCATCGCGGCCCTCCGCGTGGCCATGGAGGCGACGCCGGCATGA
- a CDS encoding prolyl oligopeptidase family serine peptidase, whose product MTESNGVAAPQRTEDMPDWEKRFRAPRVSLPDWALDAPDRSLFVSNATGTYELYAWDRATGEQRQVTDRPNGTTDGVLSPDGAWIWWFDDKDGDEFGVWRRQPFLGGEDELAVPGLDPSYPAGLALGRDGRTAVIGRSTDEDGTTIHLAREGEAPVEIYRHRESAGVGDLSHDGTLIAVEHTEHGDAMHAALRVLRTDGTTVAELDDTKDGTRELGLEVLGFAPVDGDTRLLIGHQRRGRWEPLVWDVATGEETDLALELPGDVGAEWFPDGTALLVSHSYEARSELFRYDLATRTLEKIPTPPGTVSGATPRPDGTVEYLWSSAAEPSAVRSTRGGVVLDPPGMKSPGSVPVEDVWVEGPGGRIHALVQKPAGARGPLPTVFDIHGGPTWHDSDSFAAGPAAWVDHGYAVVRVNYRGSTGYGRAWTDALKHRVGLIELEDIAAVREWAISSGLADPRRLILTGGSWGGYLTLLGLGTQPDFWALGIAAVPVADYVTAYHDEMEALKAMDRTLLGGTPEEVPERFEASSPITYVDQVKAPVYISAGVNDPRCPIRQIDNYVKRLQARGAVHEVYRYDAGHGSLVVDERIKQVRLELDFARRHLSAVTD is encoded by the coding sequence ATGACTGAGAGCAACGGGGTCGCCGCGCCGCAGCGGACCGAGGACATGCCGGACTGGGAGAAGCGCTTCCGGGCGCCGCGGGTGTCACTGCCCGACTGGGCGCTGGACGCGCCGGACCGCTCCCTGTTCGTGTCGAACGCGACGGGGACGTACGAGCTGTACGCGTGGGACCGCGCGACCGGCGAGCAGCGTCAGGTCACCGACCGGCCGAACGGCACGACGGACGGGGTGCTCTCCCCGGACGGCGCCTGGATCTGGTGGTTCGACGACAAGGACGGCGACGAGTTCGGCGTCTGGCGCCGGCAGCCCTTCCTGGGCGGCGAGGACGAGCTGGCGGTGCCCGGCCTCGACCCCTCCTACCCGGCGGGCCTGGCCCTCGGCCGCGACGGCCGTACGGCGGTGATCGGCCGCTCCACCGACGAGGACGGCACCACCATCCACCTGGCCCGCGAGGGCGAGGCGCCGGTGGAGATCTACCGGCACCGCGAGTCCGCGGGCGTCGGCGACCTCTCGCACGACGGCACCCTGATCGCCGTCGAGCACACCGAGCACGGCGACGCCATGCACGCGGCGCTGCGCGTGCTGCGCACCGACGGCACCACGGTCGCCGAGCTGGACGACACCAAGGACGGCACCCGGGAGCTGGGCCTGGAGGTGCTGGGCTTCGCCCCGGTGGACGGCGACACCCGGCTGCTCATCGGCCACCAGCGCCGCGGCCGCTGGGAGCCGCTGGTGTGGGACGTGGCCACGGGCGAGGAGACCGACCTCGCCCTGGAGCTGCCCGGCGACGTGGGCGCCGAGTGGTTCCCGGACGGCACGGCCCTGCTCGTCTCGCACAGCTACGAGGCCCGCAGCGAGCTGTTCCGCTACGACCTCGCCACCCGCACCCTGGAGAAGATCCCCACCCCGCCCGGCACGGTCTCCGGCGCCACCCCCCGCCCGGACGGCACCGTGGAGTACCTGTGGTCGTCGGCCGCGGAACCGTCCGCGGTGCGCTCCACCCGCGGCGGCGTCGTCCTGGACCCGCCCGGCATGAAGTCGCCGGGCTCCGTCCCGGTCGAGGACGTCTGGGTCGAGGGCCCCGGCGGCCGCATCCACGCCCTGGTGCAGAAGCCGGCCGGCGCGCGCGGCCCCCTCCCCACGGTGTTCGACATCCACGGCGGCCCCACCTGGCACGACAGCGACTCCTTCGCCGCCGGCCCCGCCGCCTGGGTGGACCACGGCTACGCGGTCGTCCGCGTCAACTACCGCGGCTCCACCGGCTACGGCCGCGCCTGGACCGACGCCCTGAAGCACCGGGTCGGCCTGATCGAGCTGGAGGACATCGCGGCGGTCCGCGAGTGGGCGATCTCCTCCGGCCTCGCCGACCCCAGGCGCCTGATCCTCACCGGCGGCTCCTGGGGCGGCTACCTCACCCTCCTCGGCCTCGGCACCCAGCCGGACTTCTGGGCCCTCGGCATCGCCGCCGTCCCCGTCGCGGACTACGTCACCGCGTACCACGACGAGATGGAGGCCCTGAAGGCCATGGACCGCACCCTTCTCGGCGGCACCCCCGAGGAGGTCCCCGAGCGCTTCGAGGCGTCCTCCCCGATCACCTACGTCGACCAGGTCAAGGCCCCCGTCTACATCTCCGCCGGCGTCAACGACCCCCGCTGCCCCATCCGGCAGATCGACAACTACGTCAAGCGCCTTCAGGCCCGCGGCGCCGTCCACGAGGTGTACCGCTACGACGCCGGTCACGGCTCCCTGGTGGTGGACGAACGCATCAAGCAGGTCCGCCTGGAACTGGACTTCGCGCGGCGGCACCTGAGCGCGGTCACCGACTGA
- a CDS encoding NAD(P)-binding protein: MVVCGDDGLAHRLAAELRIVYGEQVTLVVPPSGRRVRQPVVGRARAASAALRDMVNAAVGRGNGNGSGGGGAAAEASAQRVIQATELTEAVLAEAGVQRAAALALVYDDDETNIRAALAARRLNHRLRLVLRLYNRRLGQHIEDLLDQAATLALGDGATGFDASTTVLSDADTAAPALAASALAGTSKVVQTEGLLLRAVERPPPAPGEVADPGLATLALLSATSNDPAGADGSEGSGDQGPQLLPDAATVRAATGRGAVVLEQVSYSGPSRGARGGALPFGSLFSRRLRWSLFGLVACVIGLAVALKVVTGSHLLHATYVTLLDLFAINEPALKESTARQVLQLLSGLVGLLLLPVLLAAVLEGLGTFRSASALRKPPRGLGGHVVLLGLGKIGTRVLTRLRELHIPVVCVESDPEARGLATARRLRVPVVLGDVTQEGVLEAAKIHRAHALLAVTSADTTNLEAALYARSVRPDLRVVLRLYDDDFATAVYRTLRAAHPHALTRSRSVSHLAAPAFAGAMFGRQILGAIPVERRVLLFAAVDVGGHPRLEGRTVAEAFRPGWWRVLALDTGPAGDGAGDDGEASAAGRPSGLVWDLPDGYVLKDGDRVVLAATRQGLAELLGRRSRQRTGA; the protein is encoded by the coding sequence ATGGTGGTGTGCGGCGACGACGGGCTCGCGCACCGGCTCGCCGCCGAGCTGCGGATCGTCTACGGCGAACAGGTCACCCTCGTCGTGCCGCCCTCCGGCCGCCGGGTGCGCCAGCCGGTCGTCGGCCGGGCCCGCGCGGCGTCGGCGGCCCTGCGGGACATGGTGAACGCCGCCGTGGGCCGGGGCAACGGGAACGGAAGCGGGGGCGGCGGCGCGGCCGCCGAGGCCTCGGCCCAGCGCGTCATCCAGGCCACCGAGCTGACCGAGGCCGTGCTCGCCGAGGCGGGCGTGCAGCGGGCCGCCGCGCTGGCGCTGGTGTACGACGACGACGAGACCAACATCCGTGCCGCGCTCGCCGCCCGCCGCCTCAACCACCGGCTGCGGCTCGTGCTGCGCCTGTACAACCGGCGGCTCGGCCAGCACATCGAGGACCTGCTCGACCAGGCCGCCACCCTGGCCCTCGGCGACGGCGCCACCGGCTTCGACGCCTCCACGACCGTCCTGTCCGACGCCGACACCGCCGCGCCCGCGCTGGCCGCCTCCGCCCTCGCCGGCACCAGCAAGGTCGTGCAGACCGAGGGGCTGCTGCTGCGCGCGGTCGAGCGACCGCCGCCCGCGCCCGGCGAGGTCGCCGACCCCGGGCTGGCCACCCTGGCGCTGCTCTCCGCGACCAGCAACGACCCGGCCGGCGCGGACGGTTCGGAGGGCAGCGGGGATCAGGGTCCGCAGCTGCTGCCGGACGCGGCGACGGTGCGCGCCGCCACCGGGCGGGGCGCGGTGGTGCTGGAGCAGGTGTCGTACTCCGGGCCTTCCCGGGGCGCGCGCGGCGGGGCGCTGCCGTTCGGCTCGCTGTTCTCCCGGCGCCTGCGGTGGTCGCTGTTCGGGCTGGTGGCGTGTGTGATCGGGCTGGCCGTGGCGCTGAAGGTGGTGACCGGCTCGCATCTGCTGCACGCCACCTATGTGACGCTCCTCGACCTGTTCGCGATCAACGAGCCCGCCCTGAAGGAGTCCACCGCCCGGCAGGTGCTGCAACTGCTGTCCGGGCTGGTCGGGTTACTGCTGCTGCCGGTGCTGCTGGCCGCGGTGCTGGAAGGCCTCGGCACCTTCCGGAGCGCGTCCGCGCTGCGCAAGCCGCCGCGCGGGCTCGGCGGGCACGTGGTGCTGCTCGGACTCGGCAAGATCGGCACCCGGGTGCTGACCCGGCTGCGGGAGCTGCACATCCCGGTGGTGTGCGTGGAGTCCGACCCGGAGGCCCGCGGCCTCGCCACGGCGCGGCGGCTGCGGGTGCCGGTGGTGCTGGGCGACGTCACCCAGGAGGGCGTGCTGGAGGCCGCGAAGATCCATCGCGCGCACGCGCTGCTCGCGGTGACCAGCGCGGACACCACGAACCTGGAGGCCGCGCTGTACGCCCGCTCGGTGCGGCCCGACCTGCGGGTGGTGCTGCGGCTGTACGACGACGACTTCGCGACCGCCGTGTACCGCACCCTGCGGGCCGCGCACCCGCACGCGCTCACCCGCAGCCGCAGCGTGTCCCACCTGGCGGCGCCCGCGTTCGCCGGGGCGATGTTCGGGCGGCAGATCCTCGGGGCGATCCCGGTGGAGCGGCGGGTGCTGCTGTTCGCCGCCGTCGACGTGGGCGGGCATCCCCGGCTGGAGGGGCGGACGGTGGCCGAGGCGTTCCGGCCGGGGTGGTGGCGGGTGCTGGCCCTGGACACCGGGCCGGCCGGGGACGGCGCCGGCGACGACGGTGAGGCCTCCGCCGCCGGGCGGCCGTCGGGGCTGGTCTGGGACCTGCCCGACGGCTACGTCCTCAAGGACGGCGACCGGGTCGTCCTCGCGGCGACGCGGCAGGGGCTGGCGGAGCTGCTGGGCCGGCGCAGCCGGCAGCGGACGGGGGCGTGA